In Lactococcus paracarnosus, a genomic segment contains:
- the pyrE gene encoding orotate phosphoribosyltransferase has translation MQTLSREIAKDLLDIKAVFLQPTNPFTWASGIKSPIYTDNRITISYPEVRRRIAQGFADRIRAEFPEVEVIAGAATGGVPHAAWVAEILDLPMVYIRSKAKDHGAGNQVEGRIVKNQKMVIIEDLISTGGSVIGTAEAATREGADVLGVAAIFTYELARGIENFKKADLPLLTLSTYSDLIEIAKVIGYVDADELQLLKKFKENQTTWQD, from the coding sequence ATGCAAACATTATCACGTGAAATTGCCAAAGACCTACTCGATATTAAGGCGGTCTTTCTCCAACCAACAAATCCATTTACATGGGCAAGTGGGATTAAATCACCTATCTATACAGATAATAGAATTACGATTTCATACCCAGAAGTACGTCGTAGAATTGCACAAGGCTTTGCAGACCGTATTCGTGCGGAATTTCCGGAGGTTGAAGTGATCGCTGGTGCCGCTACTGGTGGTGTGCCTCATGCAGCATGGGTTGCTGAAATTCTAGACTTACCAATGGTTTATATCCGATCTAAGGCTAAAGATCATGGTGCAGGTAACCAGGTTGAAGGTCGTATCGTTAAAAATCAAAAGATGGTCATTATAGAAGACTTGATTTCAACAGGTGGCTCTGTCATTGGGACAGCTGAGGCTGCTACGCGTGAAGGTGCTGATGTTTTAGGCGTTGCAGCAATCTTTACTTATGAACTAGCACGTGGTATCGAAAACTTTAAGAAAGCTGATTTACCATTACTTACTTTATCAACTTATTCTGATTTGATTGAAATTGCGAAAGTAATCGGTTACGTAGATGCTGATGAGTTACAGTTGTTGAAGAAGTTTAAAGAAAATCAAACGACTTGGCAGGATTAA
- a CDS encoding DUF1054 domain-containing protein, producing MKCFDDTSFKVFDVAGLDERMVAIRSDIQPIFSDIMTAVAERLTAYTGQETFVHIAQHRRRSRYAPESTWSAISNNKRGYKSQAHLQLGIWEDYVFMYLSIIDNPANKEKYATYLTDHHSFPDDFVYSSDHTKPDYFSVTQGIEAAIKRLKDVKKGEFEVGRVIKRDAALWETDPQAYILATFDTLFPVYQALND from the coding sequence ATGAAGTGTTTTGATGATACCTCTTTTAAGGTATTTGATGTTGCAGGATTAGATGAGCGGATGGTCGCCATTCGCTCGGACATTCAGCCCATATTTTCAGATATCATGACAGCAGTTGCTGAGCGGCTAACGGCTTATACTGGACAGGAAACATTTGTCCATATTGCCCAACATAGAAGACGCTCAAGATATGCCCCGGAAAGTACCTGGTCGGCTATTTCTAACAATAAAAGAGGCTATAAATCACAAGCCCATTTGCAGTTAGGGATATGGGAAGACTACGTATTCATGTACTTATCAATCATTGATAATCCAGCTAATAAAGAAAAGTATGCGACTTATCTAACGGATCATCATAGTTTTCCTGATGATTTTGTCTACTCGAGCGACCATACAAAACCTGACTACTTTTCCGTAACGCAAGGCATTGAAGCTGCTATTAAGCGATTAAAAGATGTTAAGAAAGGGGAGTTTGAAGTTGGCCGTGTGATCAAAAGAGATGCCGCATTATGGGAAACTGATCCGCAGGCCTACATCTTAGCAACTTTTGACACATTATTTCCAGTTTATCAAGCACTAAACGATTAA
- a CDS encoding glucose PTS transporter subunit IIA, with the protein MAEEKISRIAREIYEQVGGTQNVSKLVHCMTRVRMTIIDESKVNFDGLKAIQGVMGIVKDETLQVVIGPGTVNKVAQEMVSMVGVRLGESFPSSGEQSIDELMAKTKADAKEKYNKPSKFKAILNTISKIFVPLIPAFVGAGLIGGLASVLGNLVTSGTLDAGTWLQFITVLKIIQAGIFSYLALYVGMNAAQEFGATPALGGVIGAVSLLTGMNPEAPLKNVFNGSALAAGQGGIIGVIFAVWLLSIIEKQLRKVIPDSIDIIVTPTIALLVIGFAEIFVIMPIAGVISSSLVGAINMVLQVGGGFSGFILGALFLPMVMFGLHQVLTPIHLEMIAKTGSTQLLPILAMAGAGQVGAAIALWIKLRKDKEFVERVKGALPVGILGIGEPLIYGITLPLGRPFVTACIGGGIGGAIIGTLGHVGSIAIGPSGVALLPLIANGRWWIYLLGLLGAYIGGFIATYLFGIPKDAKAKADHYGEKVQMETLQPTLRVVTSPNFTTSDICSPLTGQVKDITTIEDDVFSSGMLGQGIAIESTDGQVLSPVDGVVTSVFPTKHAIGVTSDDGVEILIHIGMDTVSLNGEGFESFVKQNDRVQKGDLMLRVDLDKIKAAGFSVITPIVVTNSSSYKVVKIMTNNQVSKGDLILTIES; encoded by the coding sequence ATGGCAGAAGAAAAAATAAGTCGCATTGCAAGAGAGATTTATGAACAGGTTGGTGGCACGCAAAATGTTAGCAAATTAGTGCATTGTATGACGCGTGTTCGTATGACGATTATTGATGAGTCAAAAGTTAATTTTGATGGATTAAAAGCAATTCAAGGTGTGATGGGCATTGTCAAAGATGAGACCTTACAAGTTGTTATCGGTCCTGGTACAGTCAATAAAGTAGCCCAAGAAATGGTTAGTATGGTTGGCGTCAGACTAGGTGAAAGCTTTCCAAGTAGTGGTGAGCAATCCATTGATGAGTTGATGGCCAAGACAAAAGCCGATGCAAAAGAGAAATATAATAAACCATCTAAATTTAAAGCCATACTCAACACCATTTCTAAGATTTTTGTCCCACTGATTCCAGCCTTTGTTGGGGCTGGGCTAATTGGTGGCTTAGCTTCAGTTTTAGGAAACCTAGTAACATCGGGTACGCTTGATGCTGGGACATGGTTACAATTTATCACAGTGCTTAAAATTATCCAAGCGGGGATTTTTAGCTACCTAGCACTTTATGTTGGCATGAACGCAGCCCAAGAATTTGGCGCCACACCAGCTTTGGGTGGTGTTATCGGTGCCGTGTCTCTTCTAACTGGCATGAACCCTGAGGCACCCTTAAAAAATGTCTTTAACGGCTCAGCCCTTGCTGCTGGACAAGGTGGGATTATTGGTGTCATCTTTGCTGTCTGGTTGCTGTCTATTATTGAAAAACAACTACGTAAAGTGATTCCAGATTCGATTGATATCATCGTCACACCAACCATTGCCTTACTCGTGATTGGCTTTGCTGAGATTTTTGTGATTATGCCGATTGCAGGTGTTATTTCCTCTAGTTTAGTTGGTGCCATTAATATGGTTCTCCAAGTCGGCGGTGGGTTCTCAGGCTTTATTTTAGGGGCGTTATTCTTACCTATGGTGATGTTTGGCTTACATCAAGTCTTGACACCGATTCACTTAGAGATGATTGCCAAAACTGGTTCTACCCAACTTTTACCGATACTTGCCATGGCAGGTGCAGGACAAGTCGGTGCGGCGATCGCCCTTTGGATAAAATTAAGAAAAGATAAAGAATTTGTAGAGCGTGTAAAAGGTGCCTTGCCAGTCGGTATTTTAGGCATTGGCGAGCCATTAATTTATGGGATTACCCTACCGTTAGGCCGTCCCTTTGTGACAGCGTGTATTGGTGGTGGTATCGGTGGTGCGATTATCGGGACACTTGGACACGTTGGCTCTATCGCAATTGGCCCTTCTGGTGTTGCCTTACTACCACTTATCGCAAACGGTAGATGGTGGATCTATCTATTAGGTTTATTAGGTGCCTATATTGGTGGCTTTATCGCGACTTATCTATTTGGTATTCCTAAAGATGCTAAGGCAAAAGCAGACCATTATGGTGAAAAAGTTCAGATGGAAACTTTGCAACCGACACTACGTGTTGTAACGTCACCTAACTTTACAACTTCGGATATATGCTCACCACTAACAGGTCAAGTTAAAGATATTACGACGATAGAAGACGATGTCTTCTCTAGTGGCATGTTAGGACAGGGTATTGCGATTGAGTCAACTGATGGACAAGTTCTATCACCTGTCGATGGTGTTGTGACAAGTGTCTTTCCAACAAAGCATGCTATTGGCGTAACAAGCGATGACGGTGTTGAAATTTTAATTCATATCGGGATGGATACAGTTTCCTTAAACGGAGAGGGATTTGAAAGCTTTGTAAAACAAAATGATCGTGTCCAAAAAGGTGACCTGATGCTTCGTGTTGATTTGGACAAAATAAAAGCAGCGGGATTTTCTGTGATCACACCCATTGTTGTGACGAATTCAAGTAGCTATAAAGTAGTTAAGATAATGACAAATAATCAAGTGAGTAAGGGTGATTTAATCCTTACAATAGAGAGTTAA
- a CDS encoding MurR/RpiR family transcriptional regulator: MDTLLLIRGKYATLTTVEKKIADYIFKSGETILEKSVQEAAQEIGSSSASLVRFARTLGYDGFSQLKQKLSVAYAIHADNKAYYEEVSDAETPSSIKNKLKVRINHMVETTNTGLSDEMIGDVVSCIDQVSVIFVYGIGASAIVAQDISQKFNRIGKQVQFIQDTHLLVSAMSIAKESAVFIGISMKGETKEVIELATVAREMSVPVIGITSKSDTSLGQLSTYILHSLSGEDYQMRTAATMSLMAQLYVVDILFYMYVSEHFEHSYEKLQLTRQAIDLLQNKAD, from the coding sequence ATGGATACTTTACTGCTGATCAGAGGAAAATATGCGACACTGACAACTGTCGAAAAAAAAATAGCTGACTACATTTTTAAATCTGGCGAAACCATCCTAGAAAAAAGTGTGCAAGAAGCTGCGCAAGAGATTGGGAGTTCATCAGCATCACTTGTCAGATTTGCTAGGACACTTGGGTATGATGGCTTTTCTCAGTTGAAACAAAAATTGAGCGTTGCTTATGCCATACATGCTGACAATAAAGCCTACTATGAAGAAGTAAGTGATGCGGAAACGCCCTCGTCTATTAAAAATAAATTAAAAGTCCGAATTAATCACATGGTCGAAACAACCAACACTGGACTTTCAGATGAAATGATTGGTGATGTTGTATCCTGTATTGATCAGGTAAGTGTGATCTTTGTCTATGGTATTGGGGCATCCGCCATCGTTGCTCAAGATATCTCTCAAAAATTCAACAGGATTGGTAAACAAGTTCAGTTCATTCAAGATACCCATCTTTTAGTCTCCGCCATGTCGATAGCAAAAGAAAGTGCAGTCTTCATCGGCATTTCCATGAAGGGTGAGACCAAAGAAGTGATTGAACTTGCAACTGTTGCTAGGGAGATGTCAGTGCCGGTTATCGGTATTACGTCTAAATCGGATACAAGCTTAGGACAGCTGTCAACCTATATCCTTCACTCATTATCGGGTGAGGATTACCAGATGAGGACAGCGGCTACCATGAGTCTCATGGCACAACTTTATGTCGTGGATATTCTTTTCTATATGTATGTCTCCGAACATTTTGAGCACAGCTATGAGAAGTTACAACTGACTAGACAAGCGATAGATCTATTACAAAATAAGGCAGACTGA
- a CDS encoding homoserine O-succinyltransferase: protein MPVKINKQLPAVKLLEADNIFVMDETRASHQDIRTMNILVVNLMPRKMVTETQILALLSNTPLQVKVDFLHMTSHKSKNITQNHLDTFYKRFDEIASDYYDGMIVTGAPVEDLAFEAVDYWDELTAIFEWSRSHVYSTLHICWGAQAGLYARYGIAKHALAEKLWGVYPQSVENPKHVLFRGFDDEFLSPHSRSTETDAQDLPKDFDILSYGETSGLSIVAKKNLREVYSFGHLEYDRMTLDFEYQRDKLTSGKPSIPDNYYPHDDPSQIPKMNWSSAASLFFSNWLNYAVYQDTPYELSELAKYEYYNL, encoded by the coding sequence ATGCCAGTAAAAATTAATAAACAATTGCCTGCTGTTAAATTATTAGAAGCTGATAATATTTTTGTAATGGATGAAACGCGGGCTAGTCATCAAGATATTCGAACAATGAACATCCTAGTCGTCAATCTTATGCCAAGAAAAATGGTTACAGAAACGCAAATTTTAGCACTATTATCTAATACACCTTTACAAGTCAAAGTTGATTTTTTACATATGACCAGTCATAAGTCAAAAAATATCACACAAAATCATCTGGATACTTTTTATAAGCGTTTTGACGAGATTGCCTCAGACTATTATGATGGTATGATTGTTACGGGTGCACCTGTTGAGGATTTAGCATTTGAAGCAGTCGATTATTGGGATGAATTAACAGCTATTTTTGAGTGGTCACGTTCGCACGTCTATTCAACCTTACATATTTGTTGGGGTGCACAGGCTGGTTTATATGCGAGATATGGGATAGCTAAACATGCCTTAGCTGAAAAATTATGGGGTGTTTATCCGCAGTCTGTAGAAAATCCAAAGCACGTTTTATTTCGTGGATTCGATGATGAATTTCTCAGCCCTCACTCACGTAGCACAGAAACTGATGCGCAAGATCTCCCCAAGGATTTTGATATCTTGTCCTATGGTGAGACATCAGGCCTGTCTATCGTCGCCAAAAAAAATCTACGTGAAGTCTACAGCTTTGGTCATCTAGAGTATGACCGAATGACACTTGACTTTGAGTATCAACGAGATAAGTTGACATCAGGTAAGCCGTCTATACCAGATAATTATTATCCTCATGATGATCCCAGCCAAATACCCAAGATGAATTGGTCCAGTGCAGCCAGTCTGTTCTTTTCCAACTGGCTTAATTATGCAGTCTATCAAGATACACCTTATGAGTTAAGTGAGCTAGCTAAGTATGAATATTATAACCTTTGA
- a CDS encoding dihydroorotase, whose protein sequence is MLLIKNGRVMDPKTQFDGVCDLLIEDGKIIKIGEHISVDGAEVIDATGKIIAPGLIDVHVHFREPGQTHKEDIHTGALAAARGGFTTVVMMANTNPTVSTVDTLTEVLTSGAREAIHVKSVATITDKFDGQHLTDFASLLSAGAVGFSDDGIPFTDAGKVRKAMQLAVMHDTVLSLHEEDPQLTGVLGINDGEIAHKCGVTGAPTVSEYSMVARDAMLALDTQARVHFQHLSAGQSVDVVRFAKSLGANITAEVTPQHFSMTEQAILTHASNAKLNPPLRRQSDIEKLIVGLQDGTIDLIATDHAPHTHEEKDQELIKAPSGMTGLETALALGMTHLVAPGHLSLMQLLEKMTSNPAKLYQFDAGYLAENGPADLLIFDAQAVKVITDDFASKASNSPFVGEALQGVITYTICNGEIVYQAG, encoded by the coding sequence ATGCTACTCATAAAAAATGGACGTGTCATGGATCCCAAAACCCAATTTGATGGTGTTTGTGATCTCTTAATCGAAGATGGAAAAATTATTAAAATCGGTGAACATATCTCGGTTGATGGTGCTGAAGTGATTGATGCTACTGGCAAAATTATCGCGCCTGGCCTAATAGATGTGCATGTTCATTTTAGAGAACCAGGTCAGACCCATAAAGAGGATATACATACGGGTGCACTTGCTGCTGCACGTGGTGGCTTTACGACGGTTGTGATGATGGCTAATACAAATCCAACAGTGTCAACAGTCGATACCTTAACAGAGGTCTTAACATCAGGTGCACGTGAAGCAATTCATGTCAAGAGTGTGGCGACAATTACGGATAAATTTGATGGGCAACATCTGACTGATTTTGCTAGCCTATTATCAGCAGGTGCTGTCGGCTTTTCTGATGATGGCATTCCTTTTACTGATGCTGGAAAGGTCCGTAAAGCCATGCAGTTAGCAGTTATGCATGATACAGTTTTATCCCTGCATGAGGAGGACCCGCAGTTAACTGGCGTGCTAGGCATAAATGATGGTGAGATTGCGCACAAGTGTGGCGTGACAGGGGCACCTACTGTTTCTGAGTATAGCATGGTTGCGCGTGATGCTATGTTAGCGCTTGACACACAAGCACGTGTACATTTCCAGCATCTATCTGCTGGTCAGTCAGTGGATGTGGTTAGATTTGCAAAATCTTTAGGTGCAAATATCACAGCAGAAGTCACACCTCAGCATTTTTCGATGACTGAACAAGCGATTTTGACCCATGCATCAAATGCTAAACTTAATCCGCCCCTTCGTCGTCAATCTGATATTGAAAAGTTGATTGTCGGGCTTCAAGATGGCACGATTGACCTGATTGCAACTGATCATGCACCACATACACATGAAGAAAAAGACCAGGAGTTGATCAAGGCACCTTCAGGAATGACTGGTTTAGAGACTGCTTTAGCACTCGGTATGACGCATTTAGTTGCACCAGGTCATTTATCACTGATGCAATTACTTGAAAAAATGACAAGTAACCCTGCCAAACTCTATCAGTTTGACGCTGGCTACCTTGCAGAAAATGGCCCAGCAGATTTGCTTATTTTTGATGCACAAGCTGTTAAAGTTATTACAGATGATTTTGCATCAAAAGCTAGCAATTCACCATTTGTCGGAGAAGCCTTACAAGGCGTTATCACCTATACAATCTGTAACGGTGAGATTGTCTATCAAGCAGGATAA
- a CDS encoding helix-turn-helix domain-containing protein has translation MDKQKLTDLGEFYATQRSSRGYTQDHVATKGLSKSQISNFENGKHMLSASSLLLAIRGINMSANEFFYALNNYHASTIQVLTARLIKIQESEDVAGARRLLLKTPKSSHDALQNVMIKSVIKEMTGQNLVTLREVNRVGNYLTSIDEWTEFELAIFGFCIEILDVGDVYWLAKEMLERTVFYSELVLNQHIIRRISLHVFAYMIVHDELAYAHYFSDQLKTLMHERWLTDWLRYKFLKKLLAFKLTNEPQLVGDMVASIDCLRMLDAKQLTKKLTKLLSATTNYTYKET, from the coding sequence ATGGATAAACAAAAGTTAACTGACTTAGGTGAATTTTATGCGACACAGCGAAGCAGTCGTGGCTATACGCAAGATCATGTTGCGACGAAGGGCTTAAGCAAATCTCAAATTTCAAATTTTGAAAATGGCAAGCACATGCTGTCTGCTAGCAGTTTACTGTTAGCCATTCGAGGGATTAACATGTCAGCAAATGAGTTCTTTTATGCCTTGAATAACTATCATGCGTCCACCATACAAGTATTAACTGCTAGACTGATTAAGATTCAGGAAAGTGAGGATGTGGCAGGTGCCCGTCGCTTACTGCTTAAAACACCAAAAAGTAGTCATGACGCACTTCAAAATGTCATGATTAAGAGTGTGATTAAGGAAATGACTGGCCAGAACTTAGTGACATTAAGAGAAGTTAACCGTGTTGGTAACTACTTGACGAGTATTGATGAGTGGACAGAATTTGAGCTGGCAATATTTGGCTTTTGCATCGAGATACTTGATGTCGGGGACGTCTACTGGTTGGCTAAAGAAATGCTGGAACGCACTGTTTTTTATTCAGAACTCGTCTTAAATCAACACATTATCAGACGAATCAGTCTACATGTATTTGCCTACATGATTGTGCATGATGAACTTGCCTATGCACACTATTTTAGTGACCAGTTAAAAACACTGATGCATGAACGGTGGTTGACAGATTGGCTGCGGTATAAGTTCTTAAAAAAGCTCCTAGCCTTTAAGCTGACAAACGAACCTCAACTAGTTGGTGATATGGTAGCCAGTATTGACTGTCTCAGGATGCTAGACGCCAAACAGTTAACCAAAAAATTGACCAAATTACTGTCGGCTACTACAAATTATACATATAAAGAGACGTAA
- a CDS encoding DUF871 domain-containing protein, whose product MYGFSIFMNTDLDDQVRSYIDKMAHYGFEGIFTSMHIPEDDTQLYKQRLIALGSLAQANELKLMVDISGDALAKSGFSFNNIDQLKAIGVTGLRMDYHISNETIAKVSQAITVSLNASTITQSDIDELREKQANFNHLEAWHNYYPRPETGLDREVFVEKNRFLKKNGFNVMAFVPGDSHLRQPLYQTLPTLEAHRFLHPLAGLIDMKSMSVDHVYIGDGGLKEETSIQCARYIQDQTIRLRAVAETTDFTYVAGNHVNRQDCARDVIRSADARFKKIPQIVPENTVVRPVGALTIDNCDYGRYMGEIQVVKRDLAADLKVNRVGHVIADDLVLLPFIGPGQKFIIGKEKIND is encoded by the coding sequence ATGTACGGTTTCTCAATTTTTATGAACACTGATTTAGATGATCAAGTTAGGTCATACATTGATAAAATGGCGCATTACGGGTTTGAAGGTATTTTCACATCAATGCATATTCCAGAAGATGACACGCAGCTTTATAAGCAGAGATTAATCGCGTTAGGTAGTCTTGCACAAGCTAATGAGTTAAAATTAATGGTTGATATTTCTGGAGATGCCTTAGCAAAATCAGGTTTCTCTTTCAACAATATCGACCAATTAAAAGCAATAGGTGTGACAGGACTAAGAATGGATTATCATATCAGTAATGAAACGATTGCCAAGGTTAGTCAAGCAATAACGGTCAGCTTGAATGCAAGCACAATAACGCAATCGGATATAGATGAGCTAAGAGAAAAGCAGGCAAACTTTAACCATCTTGAAGCCTGGCATAATTATTATCCTAGACCTGAAACTGGTCTAGATCGGGAAGTTTTTGTAGAAAAAAATCGATTTTTAAAGAAAAATGGCTTTAATGTGATGGCTTTTGTTCCAGGAGATAGTCATCTTAGACAGCCTTTATATCAAACCTTACCCACTTTGGAAGCACATCGTTTCCTTCATCCACTAGCTGGGTTAATAGATATGAAAAGCATGTCAGTAGATCATGTCTATATTGGTGATGGGGGGTTAAAAGAGGAGACGAGTATACAGTGCGCTCGCTATATTCAGGATCAAACAATTAGATTAAGAGCAGTAGCAGAAACAACTGATTTCACTTATGTCGCGGGTAATCATGTCAATCGACAAGATTGTGCTAGAGATGTCATCAGAAGTGCTGATGCTAGATTTAAAAAGATACCACAAATTGTTCCAGAAAATACGGTAGTGAGACCAGTAGGTGCGCTTACGATTGATAACTGTGATTACGGGCGTTATATGGGAGAGATACAAGTTGTCAAGCGTGACTTAGCTGCCGATCTGAAGGTAAATAGGGTTGGACATGTTATAGCTGATGACCTGGTGTTATTACCATTCATTGGTCCTGGACAAAAATTTATAATAGGAAAAGAGAAAATAAATGATTGA
- the murQ gene encoding N-acetylmuramic acid 6-phosphate etherase, which yields MIDLSTLTTERRNLATTNLDQMSVHEALTKMNQEDKGVAGAVALALPQIEKVATATIAAFNKGGRLIYMGAGTSGRLGVLDAAECVPTFGVPASQVVGLIAGGDKAMTLAVEGAEDSLSLGKQDLIDLALSENDIVIGIAASGRTPYVIGGLDYAKSVGATTASLSCNPNAEISQHAALPIEVDCGPEFLTGSTRLKSGTAQKLILNMISTIAMIGIGKVYHNLMVDVKPTNKKLVERSKRIIMQATDCPYELAEVTFYEADQDVKLAIVMILTGSNAEEGRKKLVKANGFVGKTLS from the coding sequence ATGATTGATTTATCAACACTGACAACAGAACGTAGAAATTTAGCAACCACAAACCTAGATCAAATGAGTGTGCATGAAGCACTGACAAAGATGAATCAAGAAGATAAGGGGGTTGCTGGGGCAGTAGCCTTAGCCTTACCACAAATTGAGAAAGTTGCGACTGCAACGATAGCAGCCTTTAACAAGGGAGGTCGTTTGATCTACATGGGTGCTGGCACAAGTGGTCGTCTAGGCGTTTTGGATGCAGCTGAGTGTGTCCCAACTTTCGGTGTACCTGCATCCCAAGTTGTTGGCCTAATCGCTGGTGGAGACAAGGCGATGACCTTAGCCGTAGAGGGTGCTGAGGATAGTTTATCACTAGGTAAACAAGATTTGATTGATTTAGCCCTATCTGAAAATGATATCGTCATTGGCATCGCCGCAAGTGGTAGAACGCCTTATGTGATTGGTGGCTTAGATTATGCTAAATCTGTTGGTGCAACAACTGCAAGTCTATCATGTAATCCAAATGCTGAAATTTCACAACATGCTGCCTTACCGATAGAAGTCGATTGTGGACCTGAATTTTTGACAGGGTCTACCCGTCTAAAATCTGGTACGGCTCAAAAATTAATCCTAAATATGATTTCAACTATTGCTATGATTGGGATTGGGAAGGTTTATCACAACTTGATGGTAGATGTTAAACCAACGAATAAAAAATTAGTTGAACGCAGTAAACGCATCATCATGCAAGCGACTGACTGTCCTTATGAACTAGCAGAAGTGACATTCTATGAGGCAGATCAAGATGTTAAACTTGCTATTGTTATGATACTGACAGGGTCTAACGCTGAAGAAGGGAGAAAGAAGTTAGTTAAAGCAAATGGGTTTGTTGGCAAGACACTTAGTTAA